In one window of Thermus aquaticus DNA:
- a CDS encoding chorismate-binding protein, whose product MLGLFQAARALGLRPALLESLGPKTPFSRLSLLGLKPRHRLEVLEGRLYLDGRRVGEALDLFPYLERGLGRGFFPAWMGFFAYEFARHLGLPTHPPVPGLPEAAFFYYPEGLAFLEGRLVERPALPIRPSPYLPPPLPPLRLHSDYPKARFLEGVREVQERIRAGVVYQVNLSHRFRAQGALDPLALYARLRVQNPSPFMGLLEGEGWAVVSGSPERLFQKVGARVLTRPIAGTRPRGREEAEDLRLEEELLSSPKERAEHAMLVDLLRNDLAKVALPGTVRVRELFTVERYAHVMHLVSEVEGYTRASLGEVFAALFPGGTITGAPKGTVMEAIRDLEPVPRGAYTGSLGYVSGRGADFNILIRSMYQVKETLYFSAGAGVVIASDPDKEYEETLHKAEGLLRALTGGRPGSPLAPPKPTARWAPPPPPRRLEARVLFLENRDSFSHNLVDYLRALGAEVEVVDQEEAPRFSGFTHLLVGPGPKDPYRAGRVLEWTKRALEEGVPFLGVCLGHQALGVALGAELYREAPVHGEAHPIHHAGEALFRGLPNPLPFARYHSLALRRLPPALRLLAWTEDGVPMAIWDGKVAFGVQFHPESILSPWGMELLARFLEVG is encoded by the coding sequence GTGCTGGGCCTCTTTCAGGCCGCGAGGGCCCTGGGCCTCCGCCCGGCCCTCCTGGAGTCCTTGGGGCCAAAGACCCCCTTTTCCCGGCTCTCCCTCCTGGGGCTAAAGCCCCGGCACCGCCTCGAGGTCCTGGAAGGGCGGCTCTACCTGGACGGGCGGAGGGTGGGGGAGGCTTTGGACCTCTTCCCCTACCTGGAAAGGGGCCTAGGACGGGGCTTCTTCCCCGCCTGGATGGGCTTTTTCGCCTACGAGTTCGCCCGCCACCTGGGGCTTCCCACCCACCCGCCCGTGCCCGGCCTTCCCGAGGCCGCCTTCTTCTACTACCCCGAGGGCTTAGCCTTCCTGGAGGGGCGGCTTGTGGAAAGGCCCGCCCTCCCCATCCGGCCTTCCCCCTACCTCCCCCCGCCCTTGCCGCCCCTTCGCCTCCATAGCGACTACCCCAAAGCCCGCTTCCTGGAGGGGGTGAGGGAGGTCCAGGAGCGGATCCGGGCCGGGGTGGTCTACCAGGTAAACCTCTCCCACCGCTTCCGGGCCCAGGGCGCTCTGGACCCCCTGGCCCTTTACGCCCGCCTCCGGGTCCAAAACCCCTCCCCCTTCATGGGGCTTCTGGAGGGGGAAGGCTGGGCGGTGGTCTCGGGGAGCCCGGAGCGGCTTTTCCAGAAGGTGGGGGCCAGGGTCTTGACCCGGCCCATCGCCGGGACCAGGCCCCGGGGGCGGGAGGAGGCCGAGGACCTCCGCCTGGAGGAGGAGCTCCTCTCTTCCCCCAAGGAGCGGGCCGAGCACGCCATGCTGGTGGACCTCCTCCGCAACGACCTGGCCAAGGTGGCCCTGCCGGGCACGGTGCGGGTAAGGGAGCTTTTCACCGTGGAGCGCTACGCCCACGTCATGCACTTGGTCTCCGAGGTGGAGGGGTACACCCGGGCCTCGTTGGGGGAGGTCTTCGCCGCCCTCTTCCCCGGGGGGACCATCACCGGAGCCCCCAAGGGGACGGTCATGGAGGCCATCCGGGACCTGGAGCCCGTGCCCCGAGGGGCCTACACCGGGAGCCTGGGGTACGTCTCGGGGAGGGGGGCGGACTTCAACATCCTCATCCGCTCCATGTATCAGGTGAAGGAGACCCTTTACTTCTCCGCCGGGGCCGGGGTGGTCATCGCCTCTGACCCCGATAAGGAGTACGAGGAGACCCTCCACAAAGCCGAGGGGCTCCTGAGGGCCCTCACGGGGGGCAGGCCGGGAAGCCCCCTGGCCCCGCCCAAGCCCACCGCCAGGTGGGCTCCCCCGCCCCCTCCCCGCCGCCTCGAGGCCCGGGTCCTCTTCCTGGAAAACCGGGACTCCTTCAGCCACAACCTGGTGGACTACCTGCGGGCCCTGGGGGCGGAGGTGGAGGTGGTGGACCAGGAGGAGGCCCCCAGGTTTTCCGGCTTCACCCACCTCCTGGTGGGCCCGGGGCCCAAGGACCCCTATAGGGCGGGAAGGGTCCTGGAGTGGACCAAGAGGGCCTTGGAGGAGGGCGTTCCCTTCCTGGGGGTCTGCCTGGGCCACCAGGCCCTGGGGGTGGCCCTGGGGGCGGAGCTTTACCGGGAGGCCCCGGTCCACGGGGAGGCCCACCCCATCCACCACGCGGGGGAGGCCCTCTTCCGGGGCCTTCCCAACCCCCTGCCCTTCGCCCGCTACCACTCCCTGGCCTTAAGGCGCCTGCCCCCCGCCCTCCGCCTCCTGGCCTGGACGGAGGACGGGGTGCCCATGGCCATCTGGGACGGTAAGGTGGCCTTTGGGGTCCAGTTCCACCCGGAAAGCATCCTCTCCCCCTGGGGCATGGAGCTACTCGCCCGCTTTTTGGAGGTGGGATGA
- the greA gene encoding transcription elongation factor GreA, whose amino-acid sequence MKKPVYLTPEGFRRLQEELNHLKTTKRQEISADFEQALEEGDLRENAGYDEARRAMWQNEARIAQLEDLLARAVVVEGNGSYDQVALGCQVELETESGERLSLAIVGSHEADIFSGKISDESPLGQALLGKKVGDVVEIRGKKGAQVYTILEIKPL is encoded by the coding sequence ATGAAGAAGCCCGTCTACCTCACCCCAGAAGGCTTTCGCCGCCTTCAGGAGGAGCTGAACCACCTGAAGACCACCAAAAGGCAGGAGATCTCCGCCGACTTTGAGCAGGCCCTGGAGGAGGGGGACCTGCGGGAAAACGCCGGCTACGACGAGGCCAGGCGGGCCATGTGGCAGAACGAGGCCCGCATCGCCCAGCTGGAAGACCTCCTGGCCCGGGCCGTGGTCGTGGAGGGGAACGGCTCCTACGACCAGGTGGCCCTGGGATGTCAGGTGGAGCTGGAGACGGAAAGCGGGGAGAGGCTTTCCCTGGCCATCGTGGGGAGCCACGAGGCCGACATCTTCAGCGGAAAGATCTCCGACGAGTCCCCCTTGGGCCAGGCCCTTTTGGGCAAGAAGGTGGGGGACGTGGTGGAGATCCGGGGCAAGAAGGGGGCCCAGGTCTACACCATCCTGGAGATCAAACCCCTATAG
- a CDS encoding aminotransferase class IV — translation MKRVLLSGKPFAEPLPEGFLYHGYSVFTTLRAEGGRPLWLPDHLARLRRHAEALGLSYPGDEAFLQDLKVLLAAFPQAPCLRLRLTVGEGVWLSEARPYAPPPRALYREGVRVHLTPYRVHPDLFPYKTGNYLPYRLALEEAKRQGAFEGLLLNEKGHVVDGSRTSPLLFRKGTLYLLEGGLEGLTREKVAEAARELGLKVERAHLRPEELEGALLLAGSGVGLLPVGRPPEALFPLIERFLPACYTE, via the coding sequence ATGAAGCGGGTGCTCCTTTCGGGCAAGCCCTTCGCCGAGCCCCTTCCCGAGGGCTTTCTTTACCACGGGTATAGCGTCTTCACCACCTTGAGGGCCGAGGGGGGAAGGCCCCTCTGGCTACCGGACCACCTGGCCCGCCTCCGCCGCCACGCCGAGGCCTTGGGCCTTAGCTACCCCGGGGACGAGGCCTTTTTGCAGGACCTGAAGGTCCTCCTCGCCGCCTTTCCCCAGGCCCCCTGCCTCCGCCTTCGCCTCACCGTGGGGGAGGGGGTGTGGCTCTCCGAGGCCAGGCCCTACGCCCCCCCGCCCCGGGCCCTCTACCGGGAGGGGGTGCGGGTCCACCTGACCCCCTACCGGGTCCACCCGGACCTCTTCCCCTACAAGACGGGCAACTACCTGCCCTACCGCCTGGCCCTGGAGGAGGCCAAAAGGCAAGGTGCCTTTGAGGGCCTCCTCCTGAACGAGAAGGGGCACGTGGTGGACGGGAGCCGCACCAGCCCCTTGCTCTTTCGGAAGGGCACCCTCTACCTCCTGGAGGGGGGCCTCGAGGGCCTCACCCGGGAGAAGGTGGCCGAGGCGGCCCGGGAGCTTGGGCTAAAGGTGGAGCGGGCCCATTTGCGCCCGGAGGAGCTGGAGGGCGCCCTTCTCCTTGCCGGAAGCGGCGTGGGCCTTTTGCCCGTGGGCAGGCCGCCGGAGGCCCTCTTTCCCCTCATAGAGCGCTTCCTCCCCGCTTGCTATACTGAATAG
- a CDS encoding Uma2 family endonuclease, protein MVKHRFTVEAYHKAYEAGALPERVELLEGEVYAVSPMGKKHRLYVMHLDRVFQEAFGEEAVVMVQCPLALSADSEPIPDLALLRPPLEAYRERDPGPEDVLLLVEIADTTLVQDRALKLPLYQKAGIPEVWLVNLLEEVLEVYAFPHYAMERHPKGEAVAPRAFPTRPVAWWA, encoded by the coding sequence ATGGTCAAGCACCGCTTCACGGTGGAGGCCTACCACAAGGCCTACGAGGCGGGGGCCCTCCCCGAACGGGTGGAGCTCCTCGAGGGGGAGGTGTACGCCGTGTCGCCCATGGGGAAAAAGCACCGGCTCTACGTGATGCACCTGGACAGGGTCTTTCAGGAAGCCTTCGGCGAGGAGGCCGTGGTCATGGTCCAGTGCCCCTTGGCCCTTTCCGCCGACTCGGAGCCCATCCCGGACCTGGCCCTTCTCCGCCCTCCCCTGGAGGCCTACCGGGAGCGGGACCCTGGCCCCGAAGACGTTCTCCTTTTGGTGGAGATCGCGGACACCACCCTGGTCCAGGACCGCGCCCTGAAGCTTCCCCTCTACCAGAAGGCGGGCATCCCCGAGGTCTGGCTGGTGAACCTGCTGGAGGAGGTCCTCGAGGTCTACGCCTTCCCCCACTACGCCATGGAGCGCCACCCCAAGGGGGAGGCCGTGGCCCCCAGGGCCTTCCCCACCCGCCCCGTCGCCTGGTGGGCCTAA
- the recO gene encoding DNA repair protein RecO: MERYRLEEGIVVGRKPLAQGDLLVRFLTPKGSLEAVARKGQRPTGRTGRLSLFHHVRFQLYAKEEGLPTLTQAKLIGRLHGLEEPRRFLLASFLAELAYRLASPEAAPRIYPVFVSGLRGLAKHPNPLLPLVWAGWRVLKAGGLSPNLLGPGLHLKGGRLGGEGVYLGEKGVEALRAVLHLLGGEALPYLEEAPLDRLFLALKAHAEESLGPLRSAEAIGV; the protein is encoded by the coding sequence ATGGAGCGGTACCGCCTCGAGGAGGGCATCGTGGTGGGCAGGAAGCCCCTGGCGCAGGGGGATCTTCTGGTGCGCTTCCTCACGCCCAAGGGGAGCCTCGAGGCGGTGGCCCGCAAAGGCCAGAGGCCCACGGGGCGCACGGGAAGGCTTTCCCTTTTCCACCACGTGCGCTTCCAGCTTTACGCCAAGGAGGAGGGCCTTCCCACCCTGACCCAGGCGAAACTCATAGGCAGGCTCCACGGCCTAGAGGAGCCCAGGCGCTTCCTCCTCGCCTCCTTTCTGGCCGAGCTGGCCTACCGCCTGGCCTCCCCCGAGGCCGCTCCCAGGATCTACCCCGTCTTCGTCTCCGGCCTCCGGGGCCTCGCCAAACACCCCAACCCTCTCCTCCCCCTGGTCTGGGCGGGCTGGCGGGTGCTGAAGGCCGGGGGGCTTTCCCCTAACCTCCTGGGGCCAGGCCTCCACCTCAAGGGCGGCAGGCTGGGGGGGGAAGGGGTCTACCTGGGGGAAAAAGGGGTGGAGGCCCTGAGGGCCGTCCTCCACCTCCTCGGCGGGGAGGCCCTCCCCTACCTAGAGGAGGCCCCCCTAGACCGCCTCTTCCTGGCCCTCAAGGCCCACGCCGAGGAGAGCCTGGGGCCCTTGCGCTCGGCGGAGGCTATAGGGGTTTGA
- a CDS encoding TIGR00282 family metallophosphoesterase has translation MRLLFIGDVMAEPGLRAVSLHLPDIRDRYDLVIANGENAAKGKGLDKRSYRLLREAGVDLISLGNHAWDHKEVYELLEKEPVVRALNYPPGTPGKGFWRLETGESLLFVQVMGRIFMDPLDDPFRALDALLEREKADYVLVEVHAEATSEKMALAHYLDGRVSAVLGTHTHVPTLDATRLPKGTLYQTDVGMTGTYQSIIGGEIETFLARFLTGRPQPFRAAEGKARLHATELVLEGGRPISISPYVWEEP, from the coding sequence ATGCGCCTTCTTTTCATCGGCGACGTGATGGCGGAGCCCGGCCTCAGGGCCGTGAGCCTGCACCTGCCGGACATCCGCGACCGCTACGACCTGGTCATCGCCAACGGGGAGAACGCCGCCAAAGGTAAGGGCCTGGACAAGAGGAGCTACCGCCTCCTGCGGGAGGCGGGGGTGGACCTCATCTCCCTGGGCAACCACGCCTGGGACCACAAGGAGGTCTACGAGCTTTTGGAAAAAGAGCCCGTGGTGCGGGCCCTCAACTACCCCCCGGGGACGCCGGGGAAGGGCTTTTGGCGCCTCGAGACCGGCGAGAGCCTCCTCTTCGTCCAGGTGATGGGCCGCATCTTCATGGACCCCCTGGACGACCCCTTCCGGGCCCTGGACGCCCTTCTGGAAAGGGAGAAGGCGGACTACGTGCTGGTGGAGGTCCACGCCGAGGCCACCAGCGAGAAGATGGCCCTGGCCCACTACCTGGACGGGCGGGTCAGCGCTGTCCTCGGCACCCACACCCACGTGCCCACCCTGGACGCCACCCGCCTGCCCAAAGGGACCCTCTACCAGACCGACGTGGGCATGACGGGCACCTACCAGTCCATCATCGGGGGGGAGATAGAGACCTTCCTGGCCCGCTTCCTGACGGGCCGCCCCCAGCCCTTCCGCGCCGCAGAGGGGAAGGCTCGCCTCCACGCCACCGAGCTGGTCTTGGAAGGGGGGAGGCCCATTTCCATCAGCCCCTACGTGTGGGAAGAGCCATGA